From a single Candidatus Brevundimonas phytovorans genomic region:
- a CDS encoding DUF2807 domain-containing protein, whose protein sequence is MKIAAYAAAAAVLAAFAAAQPAAAQEAEIRNAVARVIVIPEDRADIAVEITPGAADLPQLTVERRGDKVRIDGGLGRRRSLLQFSNDSIRECNNGSIDARQPGEGATVVLAGKGRVRLEDAPLVVLRTPRDVDVSSGSGVYGSVGRGARSVDLGAGGCGNWTVANVDGRLEIGVGGSGTVRAGTSRSLEASVGGSGSIFAGNTGDLEANIGGSGSIIVAGVNGPAEVSIGGSGDVTIRGGRASTLEVAVAGSGNVRFDGTAASLEASIAGSGDVRVAEVTGPVSRSIVGSGEVRIGR, encoded by the coding sequence ATGAAGATCGCCGCCTACGCCGCCGCCGCCGCCGTTCTGGCCGCATTCGCCGCCGCCCAGCCCGCCGCCGCGCAGGAGGCGGAAATCCGTAATGCGGTGGCCCGTGTCATCGTCATTCCCGAGGACCGCGCCGACATCGCCGTCGAGATCACGCCCGGCGCGGCGGACCTGCCGCAACTGACGGTCGAACGGCGCGGCGACAAGGTGCGTATCGACGGCGGCCTGGGCCGTCGCCGCAGCTTGCTGCAGTTCAGCAACGACAGCATCCGCGAATGCAACAACGGTTCGATCGATGCGCGCCAACCGGGCGAGGGCGCCACGGTCGTGCTGGCCGGCAAGGGGCGGGTCCGTCTGGAAGACGCGCCCCTGGTGGTGCTGCGCACGCCGCGCGACGTGGATGTCAGCTCGGGCAGCGGCGTCTATGGCTCGGTGGGGCGCGGCGCGCGTTCGGTGGACCTGGGCGCGGGGGGGTGCGGCAACTGGACGGTGGCCAATGTCGATGGTCGGCTGGAGATCGGCGTAGGCGGCTCGGGCACGGTGCGGGCGGGGACTTCGCGGTCACTCGAGGCCTCGGTCGGCGGCTCGGGTTCGATCTTTGCGGGCAATACCGGCGATCTGGAAGCCAATATCGGCGGTTCGGGCAGCATCATCGTGGCCGGGGTGAACGGACCGGCTGAGGTCTCCATCGGCGGTTCGGGCGACGTGACGATCCGGGGCGGTCGCGCCTCGACGCTGGAAGTCGCGGTCGCCGGATCGGGCAATGTGCGCTTCGACGGCACGGCGGCCAGCCTGGAGGCGTCGATCGCCGGTTCGGGCGACGTGCGCGTGGCCGAAGTGACGGGGCCGGTGTCGCGATCGATCGTGGGTTCCGGCGAGGTGCGTATCGGACGCTGA
- a CDS encoding transcriptional regulator has translation MSDRRTRYPGPITEAGVHPHSLIAQGFAEDAALAALLDRYPADLFDINLYDYDDEGQVSLRTGARGRLDGSQLLEAIQQGRLWVNLRGLETGWPELWAAAMAEYRRIEQAYPGLKAVKNAGQLILSSPKARVPYHFDAAGVVLFHLRGRKRIFVYPGDEAHLPERNMEQVVARQTTEELPYSLAFEGDAQVIDLEPGQALTWPLYAPHRVENLDRFCVSLSMDFQTWPSRWRNGALYTNAVARSRGGAPRQTDRMGQGELALRWAASLGLKRMGALKSRIAHFERQFEPEIGVADGAGALKA, from the coding sequence ATGTCTGATCGCCGCACGCGTTATCCCGGCCCCATCACCGAGGCGGGGGTTCATCCGCACAGTCTGATCGCCCAGGGCTTTGCCGAGGACGCCGCGCTGGCGGCCCTGCTGGACCGCTATCCGGCGGACCTGTTCGACATCAACCTGTACGACTACGACGACGAGGGGCAGGTGTCGTTGCGCACCGGCGCGCGCGGGCGTCTGGATGGAAGCCAGTTGCTCGAGGCGATCCAGCAGGGACGCCTGTGGGTCAACCTGCGCGGGCTTGAGACCGGCTGGCCCGAACTGTGGGCGGCCGCGATGGCCGAGTATCGCCGGATCGAGCAGGCCTATCCAGGGTTGAAGGCGGTCAAGAATGCGGGGCAGTTGATCCTGTCCTCGCCCAAGGCGCGCGTGCCCTATCATTTCGACGCGGCGGGAGTGGTGCTGTTCCACCTGAGAGGGCGCAAGCGGATTTTCGTCTATCCGGGCGACGAGGCGCATCTGCCGGAGCGCAACATGGAACAGGTGGTGGCGCGCCAGACGACCGAGGAGCTGCCCTATAGCCTGGCGTTCGAGGGCGATGCGCAGGTCATCGATCTGGAGCCGGGGCAGGCGCTGACCTGGCCGCTTTATGCGCCGCACCGGGTGGAGAACCTGGACCGGTTCTGCGTCTCCCTGTCGATGGACTTTCAGACCTGGCCGTCGCGCTGGCGCAACGGGGCCCTCTACACCAACGCCGTGGCGCGCAGCCGGGGCGGGGCGCCGCGACAGACGGATCGGATGGGGCAGGGAGAGCTGGCCCTGCGCTGGGCGGCGTCGCTGGGGCTGAAGCGGATGGGCGCGCTGAAAAGCCGGATCGCCCATTTCGAGCGGCAGTTCGAACCCGAGATCGGCGTGGCCGACGGGGCGGGGGCCCTGAAGGCCTGA